The Coriobacteriia bacterium region ACCGGAAATGGTGCCGATATTCGATGCGCAGTACTCTCCGACAGCCCCGAGGACGCCGGCACGGCGCATGGTCTCGACCGCAAGACTTGCCGCCTCGATTGCGCTGATGCCCTCTTGGGGGGCAACACCGGCATGACTTGCCTTGCCCGTGAACTGCGCCCTGAAGGTGTAGTGGTAGGGAGCGGCCAGGCACGCACCACCCACATCACCTGCATCATCGAAGACGAAGCAGGGCTCGCCAGTCTCAAAGTGCGCCGCGCTGAAGTTTGCCGCGCCGCGACAACCGGTTTCCTCCTGAACGCTGAAGATGACCTTGACGGTGGGATAGGCCCCGCCTTCCTCGACAAGCGTGCGAACGGCCTCGATGATGGCCGCCACACCGACCTTGTCGTCTCCACCCAAGACGGTCGTGCCATCGCTGTAAATCACGCCATCAACGATCTGCGGATTGACGCCTTCGCAGGGCTGCACGCAATCGAGATGGGCCGTGAGAATAATCGTGCCGTTAACGGTGCCCGCGAGCTCGGCATAGAGATTGCCGGTATCGGAGCCGATCTTATCCCCCGCATCGTCGATCGTCACTGTGCAGCCACAGTCCTCGAGGGCGTCCTTGCAGTATGCGGCAGCACGTGCCTCACGCCCCGATGGGCACGGAAGGCGCACGAGGTCAAGGAAGGTATCGAGAAGGCGCTGCTCGTTCACGAGGACTCCTTACGCGTTGGAAGCTGCTGCGTGGGCATCGGCCTGCGCGATTGCAGCGCGGACGAGCCCGAGGAAGAGCGGATGCGGACGGGTGGGGCGCGACTTGAACTCGGGGTGCCCCTGACTCGCGATGAAGTAGGGATGATCGGGAAGCTCGATGATCTCGACCAGGCGCTCGTCCGGAGAGGTGCCGCTCACCACCAGACCTGCATCGATGAGCTGCTGGCGATAATCGTTGTTCACCTCGTAGCGGTGACGGTGGCGTTCGCTGATGAGCTCCTCGCCATACACGCGCGCGGCAAGGGTGCCGGGCTCTACCTTGCAGGGATACGAGCCGAGGCGCTGCGTGCCGCCCTTGGCATCGACGTTTGCCTGGTCGGGCATGAGGTCGATGACGGGATACGCGAGCTCCGCGTCGAACTCGGCCGAAGACGCCTTGGGCATGTTGGCCACATTACGCGCAAACTCGCACACGGCAGCCTGCAAGCCAAGGCAAATGCCCAGGTAGGGAATCTGATGTGTACGGGCGTAGTGTGCGGCGGCGATCTTGCCCTCGAAGGCGCGCACGCCAAAGCCACCGGGAACGAGAATGCCATCCATATCGCCGAGAACGTCATCGACCGTTGACTCGTCAAGCTCCTCGCCGTCTATAAGGTGCACCTGCACATCGCGCTCGAGCGCGACACCGGCATGATGCAGGGCCTCGATGACGGAGAGGTAGGCATCGGGAAGATCGGTGTACTTGCCGACGATCGCGATGTTGCACTCCCCGTGCGCGGCGTCTTTCTTGGCAAGATATTCGTTCCAACTGCTCATGTCAGCATTGCATTGCTTGAGCCCGAGGCGATCGAGCACTTCGACGTCAAAGCCCTGGTCAAAGAGCGAACGTGGAATCTCGTAGATGCTCGGGGCGTCCTCGCACGCGAAGACATGGTCGAACTCGACATCGCAGAACATCGCGATCTTCTCGCGCAGCTTGGAGCTGATCTCGTGATCGCTTCTGAGCACGAGGAAATCCGGCTGGATGCCGAGCGACTGAAGCTCTTTGACCGAGTGCTGGGTGGGCTTGGTCTTGAGCTCGTGCGCGGCAGCAATATAGGGAACGAGGGTCACGTGGACGAAGCACACGTTCTTGGCACCTTGCTCGCCACGCCACTGACGCACGGCCTCGATGAAGGGTTGGGACTCGATATCGCCAACCGTGCCGCCGATCTCGGTGATGACGATGTCTGCCTGCGTGCTGTCTGCCAGGCTGCGGATACGGTCTTTGATGGCATTGGTGACATGCGGGATGACTTGCACGGTACCGCCGAGGAAGTCGCCCCTGCGCTCCTTGGCGATAAGGCTCTGGTAGATGGAACCCTGCGTAACGTTTGAGTCGTGCGTGAGGTTCTCGTCGATGAAGCGCTCGTAATGGCCAAGGTCCAGATCACTTTCGAGGCCATCGTCGGTGACGAAGACCTCTCCATGCTGGAAGGGGCTCATCGTGCCGGGATCGACATTGAGGTACGGATCCATCTTCTGCATGGTGACTTTGTAGCCACGGGCCTTGAGCAGCGTGCCAAGCGAGGCAGCGGTAATGCCCTTTCCGAGTGACGAGACAACACCGCCGGTCACAAAGACGAACTTGGTCATGTGCAACGCGCCTCCTTGGCATGCCGGGCTTCAAACGCGATTCATTGTACGGCAGCCCTGTGACATAGGTTCTCGTAATCTCCGTGATTTAACGGACTCGAAATACGACGCCGCCGGGCCGGGATGAGACACATTGGACAGGTACATCTGTCTCATTGGCGTAGCCCAGTGAGACAGATGTACCTGTCCAATGTGTCTCATCGTGCCTCGATACCCCGTTTTGCGCTACCATGACCATCATGAAAAACGCGGACACCACAAAGTCAATCGCCCGCTCGACCGCCATGATGTCGGCACTCACGCTCATCTCGCGTGTGACCGGCTTCATTCGTACCTGGGCCATGGCCTTCGCGCTGGGAAACACCATCCTCGCCGCATCTTTCTCGCTCGCCAACAACCTCCCCAACATGATCTACGAGCTCGTTGCAGGCGGTGTACTTTCGACGGCCTTTCTCCCCATCTACCTGCAGCAGCGTAATACCCGCTCACGCGAGGAGGGCAATCGCTACGCATCTAACCTGCTCTCGCTTGCCCTCATCTTCCTCGGCGTCATCGCATTGCTTGCCTCGATCTTCTCGCCTCAGGTCATGCTCACGCAGACGCTTTTCAGTTCGAACTCGAGCGAGACCGTCGAGAACGCCGTCTGGCTCTTCCGTTTCTTCGCATTTCAGATCGTCTTCTACGGCGTGAGCGCCATCTTCGGCGGCCTCCTCAACGCGGAGCGCGAGTACTTCTGGCCGGCAATCAGCTCGGTCTTCATGAACCTCATCATCATCGTGACCTTCTTCGCGTACCCCTTCGTGAGCTCGCTGAGCGGCCAGGCGGGCTTGCTCCTGCTCGCCATCGGCACGACGCTCTCCATCGCCGTCATGGCTTGCGTGCAGATACCCGCCCTCGTGAAGGCGGGCTTTCGCTTCCGTTTCCACATCGACCTGCATGACGAGGGACTGCACGAGACGGTGCGTCTCGCGCTTCCGGCCATCCTATGCACGGTCATCAACCTCGTCTCCCTCTCGTTC contains the following coding sequences:
- a CDS encoding peptidase, whose product is MNEQRLLDTFLDLVRLPCPSGREARAAAYCKDALEDCGCTVTIDDAGDKIGSDTGNLYAELAGTVNGTIILTAHLDCVQPCEGVNPQIVDGVIYSDGTTVLGGDDKVGVAAIIEAVRTLVEEGGAYPTVKVIFSVQEETGCRGAANFSAAHFETGEPCFVFDDAGDVGGACLAAPYHYTFRAQFTGKASHAGVAPQEGISAIEAASLAVETMRRAGVLGAVGEYCASNIGTISGGSANNVVAPSCEVTGECRAVDAADVERVRAAMDDAMRGAAAQLGAQVDVAWELEYPGFKIAEDAPIVQMFCRAARAAGFKPRTFMSTGGTDANQYVKLGVDPLVVSTGMTKFHSVDECLKVADLENTARLACALVRERARCS
- a CDS encoding CTP synthase, producing the protein MTKFVFVTGGVVSSLGKGITAASLGTLLKARGYKVTMQKMDPYLNVDPGTMSPFQHGEVFVTDDGLESDLDLGHYERFIDENLTHDSNVTQGSIYQSLIAKERRGDFLGGTVQVIPHVTNAIKDRIRSLADSTQADIVITEIGGTVGDIESQPFIEAVRQWRGEQGAKNVCFVHVTLVPYIAAAHELKTKPTQHSVKELQSLGIQPDFLVLRSDHEISSKLREKIAMFCDVEFDHVFACEDAPSIYEIPRSLFDQGFDVEVLDRLGLKQCNADMSSWNEYLAKKDAAHGECNIAIVGKYTDLPDAYLSVIEALHHAGVALERDVQVHLIDGEELDESTVDDVLGDMDGILVPGGFGVRAFEGKIAAAHYARTHQIPYLGICLGLQAAVCEFARNVANMPKASSAEFDAELAYPVIDLMPDQANVDAKGGTQRLGSYPCKVEPGTLAARVYGEELISERHRHRYEVNNDYRQQLIDAGLVVSGTSPDERLVEIIELPDHPYFIASQGHPEFKSRPTRPHPLFLGLVRAAIAQADAHAAASNA